In Lactococcus paracarnosus, a genomic segment contains:
- the mutS gene encoding DNA mismatch repair protein MutS — MKQYLDIKQDYSDAFLLFRMGDFYELFYEDAVKAAQILELTLTSRNKNSENPIPMAGVPHHSVQQYIDTLIDLGYKVAIAEQMEDPKQAVGVVKRDVVQVITPGTAVDALNTDKANNFLVAIDQNQTGYALSYLDLATGEFFVTSLPDFETVVDEIASLKAREVVVGYDLADSQRQVLETQLNVLVSSEQTGFENAELVSDTLAVLEVAVASKLLNYVMTTQKRQLTHLQAVQHYEIKDFLLMDAASKRSLDLLYNARTGKKFGSLYWLLDETKTAMGTRMLRMWIDRPLVSATAIHKRQAISRVFLDHFFERSDLTETLKGVYDIERLASRVSFGKANPKDLLQLAQTLSNVPAIETVLTQMASAELETLISQLDNMPDLLEMITSAIDEHASASITDGNIIKNGFNQTLDDYRVIMRDGTSWIAELEGKERLNSGINNLKIDYNKKDGYFFHVTNANLTQVPSHFYRKATLKNSERYGTEELARLESQMLDARENSASLEYDLFLKVRDQTAAFILRIQKLAKVIAEIDVLQSLAVVAENNHYIQPNIVKNGQTIHILNGRHAVVEKVMGAQEYVPNSIVFDQDTMIQLITGPNMSGKSTYMRELALTVVMAQMGSYIPADQVELPIFDAIFTRIGAADDLISGQSTFMVEMMEANHAIRRATENSLILFDELGRGTATYDGIALAQSIVEYIHERVGAKTLFATHYHELTALETSLANLRNVHVATLEKDGEVTFLHKIESGPADKSYGIHVAKIAGLPADLLDRAKTILSELETDMSNQPLVPQAIEPEQLALFQETDELAAAIKQIDVMNLTPMEAMNQLYELKKMV, encoded by the coding sequence ATGAAGCAGTATCTGGATATTAAGCAAGACTATTCAGATGCTTTTTTACTATTTCGGATGGGCGATTTTTATGAACTCTTTTATGAGGATGCTGTTAAGGCGGCACAAATTCTTGAGCTGACTTTAACGTCACGAAATAAGAACTCTGAAAATCCGATTCCGATGGCAGGTGTCCCGCATCACAGTGTCCAGCAGTACATCGATACCTTGATTGATTTGGGTTATAAGGTTGCGATTGCCGAACAGATGGAAGACCCTAAGCAAGCTGTTGGCGTTGTCAAACGTGACGTTGTCCAAGTGATAACACCTGGGACTGCTGTAGATGCCTTAAACACAGACAAAGCCAATAATTTTTTAGTAGCAATTGATCAAAATCAAACAGGCTATGCGCTGAGTTATCTAGATCTGGCCACGGGGGAATTTTTCGTTACATCTCTGCCAGATTTTGAGACGGTTGTAGATGAAATAGCCTCTCTCAAAGCCAGGGAAGTTGTCGTTGGCTATGACCTAGCAGACAGTCAGCGTCAGGTACTTGAAACCCAACTAAATGTCTTGGTGTCATCTGAGCAAACAGGATTTGAAAATGCTGAACTTGTTAGCGACACGCTAGCTGTGTTAGAAGTCGCAGTAGCCTCTAAGTTATTAAACTATGTGATGACGACACAAAAACGTCAGTTAACCCATTTACAAGCGGTGCAGCACTATGAGATAAAAGACTTTCTCTTGATGGATGCGGCTAGTAAGAGAAGCTTGGACTTACTCTATAATGCACGAACGGGTAAAAAATTTGGTAGTCTTTATTGGTTGTTAGATGAAACTAAGACTGCCATGGGCACACGGATGCTTCGGATGTGGATTGATCGACCTTTAGTAAGTGCAACTGCTATTCATAAACGCCAAGCGATCAGTCGGGTTTTCTTAGATCACTTTTTTGAGCGATCAGATTTGACAGAGACACTTAAGGGAGTTTATGACATAGAGCGATTGGCTTCACGTGTTTCATTTGGGAAAGCTAACCCTAAGGATTTGCTACAGTTAGCACAGACCTTATCAAATGTACCCGCGATCGAGACTGTCCTAACTCAGATGGCATCTGCCGAGCTTGAGACCCTAATCTCCCAGCTGGATAATATGCCAGACTTACTTGAGATGATTACTAGCGCGATTGACGAGCATGCTTCTGCAAGTATTACAGATGGCAATATCATCAAAAATGGCTTTAATCAAACCTTGGATGATTACCGTGTTATCATGCGTGATGGGACGAGTTGGATCGCTGAACTTGAGGGTAAAGAACGCTTGAACTCAGGGATTAATAATCTCAAAATCGATTATAACAAAAAAGATGGTTATTTTTTCCATGTCACCAATGCCAATCTGACACAAGTGCCAAGTCATTTCTATAGAAAAGCAACCTTGAAAAACTCGGAGCGCTATGGGACTGAGGAACTAGCACGTTTAGAAAGCCAGATGTTGGATGCGCGTGAGAATTCTGCCAGTCTGGAATATGATCTCTTTCTTAAAGTACGCGATCAAACAGCTGCCTTCATCTTACGTATTCAAAAATTAGCTAAAGTCATCGCTGAAATTGATGTGCTCCAATCTTTAGCAGTTGTTGCTGAAAATAACCACTATATACAGCCTAACATCGTTAAAAATGGCCAAACAATCCATATTTTAAATGGGCGTCATGCGGTGGTCGAAAAAGTGATGGGCGCACAAGAATACGTACCGAATTCTATCGTGTTTGATCAGGATACGATGATCCAGTTGATCACAGGTCCTAACATGTCTGGTAAGTCGACTTATATGCGTGAGTTAGCCCTAACAGTAGTTATGGCGCAGATGGGCAGTTATATTCCAGCTGATCAAGTAGAGCTGCCGATTTTTGATGCCATTTTCACACGAATTGGAGCCGCTGATGATTTGATCAGTGGGCAGTCAACCTTTATGGTGGAAATGATGGAGGCCAACCATGCCATTCGTCGGGCAACTGAAAACTCATTGATCTTATTCGATGAATTAGGTCGTGGCACAGCAACTTACGATGGTATTGCCTTAGCCCAATCGATCGTTGAATATATTCATGAACGCGTGGGGGCAAAAACGCTATTTGCAACACATTATCATGAATTGACAGCACTTGAAACGTCCTTAGCAAACTTAAGAAATGTCCATGTGGCGACCTTAGAAAAAGATGGAGAAGTGACCTTCCTCCATAAAATCGAGTCAGGACCAGCAGATAAGTCATATGGTATCCATGTCGCCAAAATTGCTGGTTTACCAGCAGATTTACTTGATCGTGCTAAAACCATCTTATCCGAATTAGAGACGGATATGTCAAATCAACCGCTAGTCCCACAAGCGATTGAACCAGAGCAATTAGCACTTTTCCAAGAAACAGATGAACTTGCAGCAGCAATCAAGCAAATTGATGTGATGAATCTCACACCGATGGAAGCCATGAATCAACTCTATGAGCTTAAAAAAATGGTGTAA
- a CDS encoding T7SS effector LXG polymorphic toxin: MGLIFLKSESRQFISDCQSNIQNGQDVIQDLKSGCAHLMQAVDGKRLSGAAYTAGKGLFGELIVPVITRFGQAIEEMQADLRCYSSADQAIQAASTNKLDEDKLTQQIRECEAYRQTVKMTADALNSQAFEILAMSNPVTAMVALADQLFNIRGKLNAYLTSLDQDIDKLKNDLRLLQNFVSQTQGLFRDSTSRIKLAMQGISVLGKMTVNADGRYRFPKGIDEHWFSQLQKNVTAVEDSTLSNAYLTLYKQIEDLLSPLKKGKTDNIKRIEMLLKTYPANVVKKLLGNDEFWLLANKLPSGIQTKLINGLSKYETFGQVIAQGKWLPKIDTLGKAYESFDKFSSPVKTFVSESLKNAKWLKGAKEFGVAKGLGSIAKVATYAQLGITFVSSGIDEYGKTGSIGKGIIGGGIETLKSIGPLEGMTLFAPLGPAGIATGLVLGSINIGVQFIWPDAYDNIKDGGYKLYDKGKVFIGKAISQRVDTVKHVYKDVQNVGKSIGKVIPSIKIPKVKWG; the protein is encoded by the coding sequence ATGGGCCTGATTTTTTTAAAAAGCGAGTCACGTCAATTTATCAGCGATTGTCAATCTAATATCCAGAATGGGCAAGATGTCATTCAAGATCTGAAATCAGGGTGTGCACATCTGATGCAAGCCGTTGACGGTAAGAGACTATCAGGTGCTGCCTATACGGCAGGGAAAGGCTTATTTGGGGAGCTTATTGTCCCTGTCATCACACGTTTTGGTCAAGCAATCGAAGAGATGCAGGCTGATTTAAGGTGCTATAGCTCAGCTGATCAGGCAATTCAAGCAGCCAGTACCAATAAACTTGACGAGGATAAGTTGACACAACAAATCCGAGAATGTGAAGCCTATCGTCAGACGGTGAAAATGACCGCTGATGCCTTAAACAGTCAAGCCTTTGAAATCCTTGCCATGAGTAACCCTGTTACAGCGATGGTTGCTTTGGCTGATCAACTTTTTAACATCCGAGGCAAACTAAATGCATACCTAACGAGTTTAGATCAGGATATTGACAAACTGAAAAACGATCTCCGTTTGTTACAAAACTTTGTGTCACAAACGCAAGGCTTATTTCGTGACAGCACAAGTCGTATAAAACTTGCCATGCAAGGCATCAGTGTCTTAGGCAAGATGACGGTTAATGCGGACGGTAGGTATCGGTTTCCAAAGGGGATCGATGAGCATTGGTTTAGTCAACTACAAAAAAATGTTACAGCAGTAGAAGATAGTACGTTATCGAATGCATATTTAACCTTATATAAGCAAATAGAAGATTTACTAAGCCCTTTAAAAAAAGGCAAAACAGATAATATAAAACGAATAGAGATGTTGTTAAAGACTTATCCTGCAAATGTAGTAAAAAAATTACTTGGCAATGATGAATTCTGGCTCTTAGCTAATAAACTTCCTAGTGGTATCCAGACAAAGTTAATCAATGGTCTATCAAAATATGAAACTTTTGGGCAGGTCATAGCGCAAGGCAAATGGCTACCAAAAATTGATACATTAGGGAAAGCATATGAAAGTTTTGATAAATTTAGCTCTCCTGTAAAAACCTTTGTAAGTGAAAGTTTGAAAAATGCTAAATGGCTTAAGGGTGCAAAAGAGTTTGGCGTTGCCAAGGGATTAGGGAGTATTGCAAAAGTTGCCACATATGCACAATTAGGGATTACCTTTGTATCCAGTGGTATAGATGAGTATGGTAAGACGGGCAGTATTGGGAAAGGCATCATTGGTGGTGGAATTGAGACATTGAAAAGTATTGGACCACTTGAAGGGATGACGCTTTTTGCACCATTGGGTCCTGCGGGAATAGCTACAGGGTTAGTTTTAGGTTCGATTAATATAGGAGTTCAGTTTATATGGCCAGATGCATATGATAACATCAAAGACGGTGGGTATAAACTTTATGATAAAGGCAAAGTATTCATTGGTAAAGCAATTAGCCAAAGAGTGGATACTGTTAAACATGTTTATAAAGATGTTCAGAATGTTGGGAAATCAATTGGGAAAGTGATTCCATCTATTAAGATACCAAAGGTGAAGTGGGGGTGA
- the mutL gene encoding DNA mismatch repair endonuclease MutL yields the protein MTIQEKKQAKIIELDENLANKIAAGEVIERPASVVKELLENAIDAAATQITVKIEESGLKSIEIIDNGEGIARDEVALALKRHATSKIKDVDDLFRIRTLGFRGEALPSIASVSELTINTAVADNGDESGTLLIAKGGDIIQNDAAPKRVGTRIKVENLFYNTPARLKYIKSLQAELSHITDIINRLSLAHSEVAFTLINDGREMMKTAGTGDLRQAIAGVYGISTAKKMLAISNSDLDFEVSGYVSLPELTRANRNYITILLNGRYIKNFLINRAIVDGYGSKLMVGRFPLAIIDIKIDPFLADVNVHPTKQEVRISKERELMVLITRAISQALQPQTLIPNALENLNKSTSTAPPADKAEQTSLPLTGKQLYYDSERQDFYVQEKATVDLVPTSLSELSAIKDRTTVSSSAVETISEATTEAIHEESSVVNAAIPMTSVDDEVGNKTFPELEFLAQMHGTYLLCQSPEGLYIVDQHAAQERVKYEYYREKIGQVNYDQQQLLVPILIRLTQDEICLVLDKKELLAEAGVFLAAYGDDQLILREHPIWMNDDEIESATYELIDLLLAGRDVSVKKYREDLAIMIACKSSIKANMFIDPASARDLLQQLAQCKNPYNCPHGRPALVSFSNTDLEKMFRRIQQTHKGGWHTQF from the coding sequence ATGACAATACAGGAAAAAAAACAGGCTAAAATCATTGAACTGGATGAAAACTTAGCCAATAAAATTGCCGCTGGTGAAGTGATTGAACGACCTGCTAGTGTTGTAAAAGAGCTGCTGGAAAATGCTATCGATGCAGCTGCGACACAAATTACGGTCAAAATAGAGGAATCTGGTCTCAAATCGATCGAAATTATTGACAATGGCGAAGGGATTGCGCGTGATGAAGTTGCCTTAGCGCTCAAACGTCATGCGACCAGTAAGATAAAAGATGTCGATGATCTTTTTCGGATTCGCACACTAGGCTTTCGTGGTGAAGCACTTCCTTCTATTGCAAGCGTCAGTGAGCTAACAATCAACACGGCTGTAGCAGATAATGGCGATGAAAGTGGGACTTTGTTGATTGCCAAGGGTGGCGATATCATCCAAAATGATGCTGCACCTAAGCGTGTTGGCACACGTATCAAAGTCGAAAACTTATTTTATAATACACCAGCACGGCTAAAGTACATCAAAAGTCTACAGGCTGAGCTGAGTCATATCACCGATATCATCAACCGTTTGAGTTTGGCGCATTCTGAGGTTGCTTTCACCTTGATCAATGATGGACGTGAGATGATGAAAACTGCTGGAACTGGTGATTTACGTCAGGCGATTGCGGGTGTCTATGGCATCTCCACAGCTAAAAAAATGCTGGCTATTTCAAATTCAGACCTTGATTTTGAAGTCAGTGGTTATGTCAGTTTGCCTGAGTTAACGCGGGCGAATCGCAACTATATTACGATTTTACTGAATGGTCGCTATATCAAGAATTTCCTCATTAATCGTGCGATTGTAGATGGGTATGGGTCAAAACTGATGGTGGGGCGTTTTCCGCTTGCCATCATTGACATCAAAATAGATCCTTTTTTAGCAGATGTAAATGTGCATCCGACAAAGCAAGAAGTCAGAATTTCCAAAGAGCGAGAGCTAATGGTACTCATCACACGAGCAATCAGTCAGGCCTTGCAGCCACAAACCTTAATTCCAAATGCCCTCGAGAACTTAAATAAGTCAACGTCTACTGCGCCTCCCGCCGATAAAGCGGAACAGACTAGTCTTCCTTTGACGGGAAAACAGCTATATTATGATTCGGAGCGTCAGGACTTTTATGTCCAAGAAAAAGCAACCGTTGACCTTGTGCCAACGTCACTTTCAGAGCTTTCCGCTATCAAAGATAGGACGACTGTATCTAGTTCAGCAGTTGAAACAATATCTGAAGCAACCACTGAAGCAATACATGAGGAATCATCCGTAGTTAATGCAGCAATACCCATGACATCTGTAGATGATGAAGTGGGGAATAAAACCTTTCCTGAACTAGAATTTCTAGCTCAAATGCACGGGACCTACTTACTTTGCCAATCGCCAGAAGGACTTTATATCGTGGATCAGCACGCGGCGCAAGAGCGTGTCAAATATGAGTATTACCGGGAAAAAATCGGACAGGTTAACTATGATCAACAACAACTGTTAGTACCTATCTTAATCAGACTAACCCAGGATGAAATTTGCCTGGTATTGGATAAGAAAGAGCTGTTAGCAGAAGCGGGCGTTTTTTTAGCCGCTTATGGAGATGACCAGCTCATTTTACGCGAACATCCAATCTGGATGAATGACGATGAAATCGAATCGGCTACTTATGAATTAATCGACCTATTATTAGCTGGACGTGATGTATCTGTTAAGAAATATCGGGAAGATCTGGCGATTATGATTGCTTGTAAAAGTTCGATTAAGGCTAATATGTTTATTGATCCAGCCAGTGCCCGTGATTTATTACAGCAACTCGCTCAATGTAAAAATCCCTATAATTGTCCACATGGTAGGCCAGCTCTTGTCTCGTTTTCAAATACAGACCTTGAAAAGATGTTTAGGCGGATTCAGCAAACACACAAAGGTGGTTGGCATACACAATTTTAA